One window from the genome of Pararhizobium gei encodes:
- a CDS encoding DEAD/DEAH box helicase: MTELDSIAPAIAQALTKRGYSELTPVQKAVLGPDMEGRDALVSAQTGSGKTVAFGLALASTLLDGKERFGQAGAPLALAVAPTRELALQVKRELDWLYELTGATVVSCVGGMDMRTEKRALERGAHIVVGTPGRLCDHIRRNALDMSSLKAVVLDEADEMLDLGFREDLEFILEEAPTERRTLMFSATVPRSIATLAKNYQKDALRIATQAEQKQHIDIEYRALTVAPSDRENAIINVLRFYEARNALVFCSTRAAVNHLTARFNNRGFAVVAMSGELSQNERTHALQAMRDGRARVCIATDVAARGIDLPGLELVIHADLPTNPETLLHRSGRTGRAGNKGVSALIVPHSARRKAERLLRDANITATWAKPPSADEVSRRDDDRILADPAFEEPIREEEQDFVRQLLAKHGPEQLAAAFVRLSRAGRSAPEDLMDTPSFTPSTDRGDRPERSEPRTPRGDFGDSVWFSLSAGRKQNVEPRWLIPMLCRIGKITKQEIGAIKMQTEETYIEIARDWSDRFMEAVGPKRSLEKGITVTQLDGMPNLSGGSRGALYADKKPGGDKPDWNKDAKPKRKFDAKPDFAGDRTSEKTDTKPWVKKPAKAKYDQPRTDRPKGDKPGFEGAKRKPFKKKAD; the protein is encoded by the coding sequence CGCAGACCGGTTCCGGGAAAACTGTTGCCTTCGGCCTCGCGCTCGCCTCGACGCTGCTTGATGGCAAGGAGCGGTTCGGTCAGGCGGGCGCCCCTCTCGCGCTCGCGGTTGCGCCGACACGTGAACTGGCCCTACAGGTGAAGCGGGAGCTGGACTGGCTCTATGAGCTGACCGGCGCGACCGTGGTATCCTGTGTCGGCGGCATGGACATGCGCACCGAGAAGCGGGCGCTGGAACGCGGCGCCCATATCGTCGTCGGCACGCCCGGCCGGCTTTGCGACCATATCCGCCGCAACGCGCTCGACATGTCGTCGCTGAAAGCCGTCGTTCTCGACGAGGCCGACGAAATGCTCGATCTGGGCTTTCGCGAAGATCTCGAATTCATTCTCGAAGAGGCGCCGACCGAACGCCGCACGCTGATGTTCTCCGCGACCGTGCCCCGTTCGATCGCCACGCTCGCCAAGAACTACCAGAAGGATGCGCTGCGCATCGCCACCCAGGCCGAGCAGAAGCAGCATATCGACATTGAGTATCGCGCACTGACCGTTGCCCCGTCTGATCGCGAGAACGCCATCATTAACGTGCTTCGCTTCTACGAGGCGCGCAATGCGCTGGTGTTCTGCTCGACGCGCGCCGCGGTCAATCACCTGACGGCCCGCTTCAACAACCGGGGATTCGCGGTCGTCGCAATGTCCGGCGAACTCAGCCAGAACGAGCGCACCCACGCGCTGCAGGCGATGCGCGACGGACGCGCCCGCGTCTGTATCGCCACAGACGTCGCGGCGCGCGGCATCGATCTTCCCGGCCTCGAACTGGTCATCCATGCGGACCTGCCGACCAATCCGGAGACGCTTCTGCACCGCAGCGGCCGAACCGGCCGTGCAGGCAACAAGGGCGTCAGCGCCCTGATCGTGCCGCACAGCGCCCGCCGCAAGGCGGAGCGGCTGCTGCGCGATGCGAATATCACCGCGACCTGGGCCAAGCCCCCATCGGCCGACGAGGTCTCGCGGCGCGATGACGACCGCATTCTTGCCGATCCGGCCTTCGAGGAACCGATCCGCGAGGAAGAGCAGGATTTCGTCCGCCAACTGCTGGCCAAGCACGGCCCAGAGCAGCTTGCCGCCGCCTTCGTGCGCCTGTCGCGGGCAGGCCGGTCCGCGCCGGAGGACCTGATGGACACACCGTCCTTCACGCCATCCACTGATCGCGGCGACAGGCCAGAGCGTAGCGAACCGAGGACGCCGCGCGGCGATTTCGGGGACAGCGTCTGGTTTTCGCTGTCGGCCGGCCGCAAGCAGAATGTCGAGCCCCGCTGGCTGATCCCGATGCTGTGCCGCATCGGCAAGATCACCAAGCAGGAGATCGGCGCGATCAAAATGCAGACGGAAGAAACCTATATCGAGATCGCCCGCGACTGGTCCGACCGCTTCATGGAAGCTGTCGGACCGAAGCGCTCCCTCGAAAAAGGCATTACTGTTACCCAACTCGACGGCATGCCCAATCTGTCCGGCGGTTCCCGCGGCGCGCTTTATGCGGACAAGAAGCCCGGTGGAGACAAGCCGGACTGGAACAAAGATGCCAAGCCGAAGCGCAAGTTCGACGCGAAGCCCGATTTTGCCGGCGACCGGACGTCCGAAAAAACCGACACCAAGCCTTGGGTGAAGAAGCCCGCCAAGGCAAAATACGATCAGCCGAGAACCGACAGGCCCAAAGGGGACAAGCCAGGTTTCGAGGGCGCCAAGCGCAAACCCTTCAAGAAGAAGGCTGACTGA
- a CDS encoding ABC transporter ATP-binding protein, producing MSKAAEIDIVSVSKVYGTTTAVHAISLKIPSGSYCCFLGPSGCGKTSTLRMIAGHESISSGDVRLGNTVVTDFPPAKRGTAMMFQSYALFPHLDLIDNVAFSLKMKGVDKETRRAKALDMLKLMQMEAYANRRPAQLSGGQQQRVALARALITDPEALLLDEPLSALDPFLKIRMRAELKKLQKSLGITFVHVTHSQEEAMALADIIVIMNDGRIEQAAHPREVFERPATAFVARFMGDHNVLTGRVLGSGGGTVTLEVAEGQTFAVAGEARDPGSPVDIGVRTDRVRLAEPAEKTLGFNGIVSNVEYRGSSVKITVHGAGSDDFTVIASDADYFRKPVAVGDAVPLSWDLEDAVLLGRVAA from the coding sequence ATGTCCAAAGCTGCCGAAATCGATATCGTATCCGTGTCGAAGGTCTATGGCACCACGACGGCGGTGCATGCAATCAGTCTCAAAATACCCTCCGGCAGCTATTGCTGCTTTCTGGGTCCCTCCGGCTGCGGCAAGACATCGACGCTCAGGATGATCGCCGGCCACGAAAGTATATCGTCGGGCGACGTCCGTCTCGGAAACACCGTCGTTACCGATTTTCCGCCGGCCAAGCGTGGCACGGCGATGATGTTCCAGTCCTATGCGCTGTTTCCGCATCTCGACCTCATCGACAACGTCGCCTTCAGTCTGAAGATGAAGGGGGTAGATAAGGAAACGCGGCGCGCCAAGGCGCTGGACATGCTCAAGCTCATGCAGATGGAGGCCTACGCTAACCGTCGTCCGGCACAGCTTTCCGGAGGTCAGCAGCAGCGCGTGGCGCTGGCGCGAGCGCTGATTACGGATCCGGAGGCACTGCTGCTGGACGAACCGCTGTCGGCGCTCGATCCCTTCCTGAAGATACGGATGCGGGCAGAGCTGAAAAAACTGCAGAAGAGCCTCGGCATCACCTTCGTTCACGTCACGCACAGCCAGGAAGAGGCCATGGCCCTGGCCGATATCATCGTCATCATGAATGATGGCCGCATCGAGCAGGCGGCGCATCCGCGCGAGGTGTTCGAACGGCCGGCAACCGCCTTCGTCGCCCGCTTCATGGGCGATCACAACGTCCTTACCGGCCGGGTCCTGGGCAGTGGCGGGGGCACGGTGACGCTGGAAGTTGCGGAAGGGCAGACCTTCGCGGTTGCCGGTGAAGCCCGGGATCCCGGGTCGCCCGTTGATATCGGCGTGCGCACCGACAGGGTGCGGCTGGCTGAACCCGCGGAGAAAACGCTCGGGTTCAACGGCATTGTTTCCAACGTCGAATATCGCGGCTCCTCGGTGAAGATCACCGTTCACGGCGCCGGCAGCGACGATTTCACCGTCATCGCCTCGGATGCCGATTATTTCCGCAAGCCCGTAGCCGTCGGCGATGCGGTGCCGCTCAGCTGGGATCTCGAAGACGCCGTGCTGCTTGGCCGCGTTGCCGCCTGA
- a CDS encoding GntR family transcriptional regulator, with protein MKTAAVTLEDTVDVTTDYIRDNLRDAIVDRRLAPGTKLSEADVGALFKVSRTLVRGALQALAYEGLVSVEKNRGAFVAYPSPEEARQIFATRRLFEPGILREAARHMGPLQLTQLRHLLLEEGRLMAERGQTARRAEIKASGDFHLMLASMTGNAVMQRFMDELVARSSLVIALYGQSAISSCGHQEHQDIVTAIERGDLDHASHLMIHHIDHIEADLDLREKKGSDLKEAFGL; from the coding sequence ATGAAAACCGCAGCAGTCACCCTTGAAGATACGGTGGATGTCACCACCGATTATATTCGCGACAACCTTCGCGATGCGATCGTTGACCGCCGGCTGGCACCCGGCACGAAACTGTCGGAAGCCGATGTCGGAGCGCTCTTCAAGGTGAGCCGCACCCTGGTGCGCGGCGCGTTGCAGGCGCTCGCCTATGAGGGTCTTGTCAGTGTAGAAAAAAACCGTGGTGCCTTCGTCGCCTATCCCTCTCCTGAAGAAGCCCGTCAGATATTTGCCACGCGCCGGCTTTTCGAGCCCGGCATACTGAGGGAAGCCGCCAGGCACATGGGACCATTGCAGCTGACGCAGCTTCGGCACCTGCTGTTGGAGGAAGGACGATTGATGGCGGAGCGCGGACAGACCGCCCGCCGGGCGGAAATCAAAGCCTCCGGCGATTTTCACCTGATGCTGGCCTCGATGACGGGCAACGCCGTCATGCAGCGCTTCATGGACGAACTCGTTGCCCGCTCTTCGCTGGTCATTGCTCTTTACGGCCAGTCGGCGATTTCCAGTTGCGGCCACCAGGAGCATCAGGACATCGTGACCGCAATAGAGCGGGGAGATCTCGACCACGCCTCCCATCTGATGATCCATCACATCGATCACATCGAGGCCGATCTCGATCTGCGGGAAAAGAAGGGCAGCGACCTCAAGGAAGCCTTTGGGCTGTAA
- a CDS encoding ABC transporter substrate-binding protein gives MTTENKVSKGISRRGLLKTGAAATGAVLGSGLITGFPTIWAQNPITLRQFGTGVSNINAIAQKCKEDLGITLEMTATDSDAAAQRAVTQSDSYDIADIEYWILKKVFPAGVIQPMDIKKLKYYDKIVPLFKTGKLMPDSVIAQGTAPHTVGFVEKAGDKTFAKGETGLFTMVPTIYNADTLGIRPDLVGREITSWADIMDPAFKGKTSILNIPSIGIMDAAMIMEAMGNIKYADKGNMTKEEIDATIDFLIKAKQDGQFRAFWKSFDESVNLMASGEVVIQSMWSPAVAAVRSKGIACKYQPLKEGYRSWGGGLGLAAHLEGAQLDAAYEYINWYTSGWVGGYLNRQGYYSAAMDTAKEFMTADEWGYWIEGKPAQGDIMSPEGKIMEKAGAVRDGGSFQERMGKVACWNSVMDEDRYMVRRWNEFIAA, from the coding sequence ATGACGACTGAGAACAAGGTTTCCAAAGGGATTTCGCGGCGTGGCCTCCTGAAAACCGGCGCGGCCGCGACCGGCGCCGTCCTCGGCTCCGGCCTCATCACCGGCTTCCCGACCATCTGGGCGCAGAACCCGATCACGCTGCGCCAGTTCGGCACAGGCGTGTCGAACATCAACGCCATTGCCCAGAAGTGCAAGGAAGATCTCGGCATCACGCTCGAGATGACGGCGACCGATTCGGACGCTGCCGCCCAACGCGCCGTAACGCAGTCCGACAGTTACGATATCGCCGACATCGAATACTGGATCCTCAAGAAGGTCTTTCCGGCCGGCGTCATCCAGCCGATGGATATCAAGAAGCTGAAATATTACGACAAGATCGTGCCGCTGTTCAAAACCGGCAAGCTGATGCCGGACAGCGTCATTGCACAGGGCACCGCGCCGCACACGGTCGGCTTCGTCGAAAAGGCCGGCGACAAGACGTTTGCCAAGGGCGAGACCGGTCTGTTCACCATGGTCCCGACGATCTACAACGCCGATACGCTCGGCATCCGTCCCGATCTCGTCGGCCGCGAGATCACCTCCTGGGCCGATATCATGGATCCGGCCTTCAAGGGAAAGACCTCCATTCTCAACATCCCGTCGATCGGCATCATGGATGCGGCGATGATCATGGAAGCCATGGGCAACATCAAATATGCCGACAAGGGCAACATGACCAAGGAGGAGATCGACGCGACGATAGACTTCCTGATCAAGGCCAAGCAGGACGGCCAGTTCCGAGCCTTCTGGAAGTCGTTCGACGAGTCGGTCAACCTGATGGCATCCGGCGAAGTCGTCATCCAGTCCATGTGGTCGCCGGCCGTCGCCGCCGTCCGCTCCAAGGGCATCGCCTGCAAATACCAGCCGCTCAAGGAAGGCTATCGCTCGTGGGGCGGCGGTCTCGGTCTTGCCGCCCATCTCGAAGGCGCGCAGCTCGACGCGGCCTATGAATATATCAACTGGTATACGTCCGGCTGGGTCGGCGGCTATCTCAACCGACAGGGCTACTATTCCGCTGCCATGGACACTGCCAAGGAGTTCATGACCGCCGACGAGTGGGGATACTGGATCGAGGGCAAGCCGGCACAGGGCGACATCATGTCCCCGGAAGGCAAGATCATGGAGAAGGCCGGCGCCGTCCGCGATGGTGGCTCCTTCCAGGAGCGTATGGGCAAGGTGGCGTGCTGGAACTCCGTCATGGACGAGGACCGCTACATGGTCCGCCGCTGGAATGAGTTCATCGCTGCGTAA
- a CDS encoding DUF982 domain-containing protein, giving the protein MSDTRFPTPVRVIVRHHPENIIANAWDAVEFLRNWPARHSVAYRRALQHCLDALDGIRTPKRAWLSFTAALREEGLIA; this is encoded by the coding sequence TTGAGCGACACACGCTTTCCCACCCCTGTCAGAGTGATCGTCAGACATCATCCCGAAAACATCATCGCCAATGCATGGGACGCCGTGGAGTTTCTCCGCAACTGGCCGGCAAGACACAGCGTGGCCTATCGCCGCGCCCTGCAGCATTGCCTGGATGCCCTCGATGGTATCCGCACGCCGAAAAGGGCCTGGCTCTCGTTCACGGCGGCGCTCAGGGAAGAAGGCCTGATTGCTTGA
- a CDS encoding sulfite oxidase-like oxidoreductase yields the protein MTEESRDTKLTASKRRWAEQGKFLTGKITRPDTDRLPPGQHLVKNWPVLDLGQQPLIKREEWSLQIVGAVENPATLDWQAFSRLPQSDKLSDIHCVTTWSRYDNRWHGVSTHDLLDLVMPKPEATYVLLTSYDGYTTNLPLADFASEDALLATAWEGAPLTTEHGGPMRLIVPHLYRWKSAKWLRRIEFLIGDQAGFWERNGYHMRGDPWREQRYSDDA from the coding sequence ATGACCGAAGAAAGCCGAGACACCAAACTGACGGCATCGAAGCGACGCTGGGCGGAACAGGGCAAGTTCCTGACGGGAAAAATCACCCGGCCCGACACCGACCGGCTGCCGCCCGGCCAGCATCTCGTCAAGAACTGGCCGGTCCTCGATCTCGGACAGCAACCGCTGATAAAGCGGGAAGAGTGGAGCCTGCAGATCGTCGGCGCGGTTGAAAATCCGGCAACGCTGGACTGGCAGGCCTTCAGCCGGCTGCCGCAGAGCGACAAGCTTTCCGATATCCATTGCGTCACCACATGGTCCCGCTACGACAACCGTTGGCACGGTGTTTCCACGCATGACCTTTTGGATCTCGTAATGCCCAAGCCGGAAGCGACCTACGTTCTCCTCACCAGCTACGACGGTTATACCACCAATCTGCCGCTGGCCGACTTCGCCTCCGAAGACGCGCTTCTCGCAACCGCCTGGGAAGGTGCGCCGCTGACCACCGAGCACGGCGGGCCGATGCGCCTCATCGTTCCACATCTCTATCGCTGGAAAAGCGCGAAATGGCTCCGCCGCATCGAATTCCTGATCGGCGATCAGGCCGGCTTCTGGGAGAGAAACGGCTATCACATGCGCGGCGACCCCTGGCGGGAGCAGCGCTATTCCGACGACGCGTAA